One region of Salinibacterium sp. TMP30 genomic DNA includes:
- a CDS encoding DUF5671 domain-containing protein, with amino-acid sequence MTSTTSRPSATPPPSTTPAVGGVQTVRRVITYLLLATTVIIAASGLSGLLERLLTVNLVEVSFDNFGLATSLASALIAGPLAALLWWLTWRDSASARDRASVVWPVYLVILSTSALLTSTIALFSWTANAITSGWDPYGLSVGIVWGLVWLWHYWMWRHPRKGPTRLPGAAPAIASLIGLIYLAGGLAFALGRLIDSAVDSILGSVVVGDPVWQLVLQPLVWAAGGVLLWWWHWFRVGVRTQSFGFTNVLLVFIAGVASYAVLALGFTLTLSVVLELVTGLDQPIAVTLDPLGMAIASAVVGALVLVYHARVVTAQSAGVRAATRLASAGVALAYAASGVGVTLNALLATSSNSILEGNIRSLLLGGLSALLVGGVLWWMTWRPLEASTPERVATPGRRIYLVIIFGVSALVALITLLVIGFQLFSFLLDGGSGESFIERSRQALGLLTATVLVATYHFAIWNRDRVSDVREERVRRIDQVMLVTSNDSAELVDAVRASTGARVTVLMRADAVQREPEVAEIVAALEGIEAGNVLVVAGVKGKVAVIRLKG; translated from the coding sequence ATGACCTCAACGACATCGCGCCCCAGCGCCACACCTCCTCCCAGCACGACACCTGCGGTTGGCGGTGTGCAAACAGTGCGGCGAGTGATCACGTATCTGTTGCTCGCCACTACGGTGATCATCGCGGCGAGCGGACTGAGCGGTCTCCTAGAACGACTGCTCACAGTGAACCTCGTCGAGGTGAGTTTTGATAACTTCGGTCTGGCAACGTCGTTGGCCTCCGCCCTCATCGCTGGTCCGCTTGCTGCACTGTTGTGGTGGTTGACGTGGCGTGACTCAGCGAGCGCGCGAGATCGGGCATCCGTCGTCTGGCCGGTGTACCTGGTGATTTTGTCCACTTCAGCTCTGCTTACCTCCACGATTGCGCTATTTTCGTGGACTGCTAATGCCATTACCTCCGGTTGGGATCCGTACGGTCTCTCCGTGGGTATCGTGTGGGGGCTGGTGTGGCTGTGGCATTACTGGATGTGGCGGCATCCCCGCAAGGGACCAACAAGGTTGCCCGGTGCCGCGCCTGCGATCGCGTCCCTCATCGGGCTGATTTATCTTGCCGGCGGTCTGGCTTTTGCTCTGGGGCGACTCATCGACTCTGCTGTCGACAGCATCTTGGGCAGTGTCGTGGTCGGCGATCCTGTGTGGCAGCTTGTGTTGCAGCCACTCGTGTGGGCCGCTGGCGGCGTGCTGCTGTGGTGGTGGCATTGGTTCCGGGTGGGGGTGCGAACGCAGTCGTTCGGGTTTACTAACGTGCTCCTCGTCTTCATTGCGGGGGTTGCCTCGTATGCCGTGCTCGCGTTGGGTTTCACGCTAACTCTCTCTGTAGTTCTCGAGTTAGTGACGGGGCTCGACCAACCGATCGCTGTCACGCTTGATCCGCTAGGGATGGCGATTGCCAGTGCGGTCGTCGGTGCACTGGTGCTTGTGTATCACGCCCGTGTTGTCACTGCGCAATCCGCTGGGGTTCGAGCAGCGACTAGGTTGGCCAGCGCGGGTGTTGCGTTGGCGTATGCGGCTTCCGGTGTCGGCGTGACGCTGAATGCGCTGCTGGCAACGTCGAGCAATTCAATCCTCGAGGGCAACATCCGCAGCCTGCTGCTTGGTGGGCTGAGCGCGCTGCTCGTCGGCGGTGTGTTGTGGTGGATGACGTGGCGTCCACTGGAGGCGTCAACCCCCGAACGCGTAGCGACTCCGGGGCGGCGTATCTACCTCGTGATCATTTTCGGTGTGAGTGCTCTGGTGGCACTCATCACGTTGCTGGTGATCGGGTTCCAACTATTCTCCTTCTTGCTTGATGGGGGCAGCGGTGAGAGCTTCATCGAACGTTCCCGCCAGGCACTCGGGCTCCTCACGGCGACGGTGCTCGTCGCGACGTACCATTTCGCGATCTGGAATCGGGATCGCGTCTCAGACGTCCGTGAGGAACGGGTTCGCCGCATCGACCAGGTGATGCTCGTAACCTCCAACGACAGCGCCGAACTCGTCGATGCCGTACGCGCCTCAACCGGCGCGCGGGTGACCGTGCTCATGCGAGCGGATGCCGTTCAGCGGGAGCCGGAAGTCGCGGAAATCGTTGCTGCCCTCGAGGGTATTGAGGCCGGCAACGTGCTGGTTGTGGCGGGAGTGAAAGGCAAGGTCGCGGTCATCCGGCTCAAAGGTTGA
- a CDS encoding MDR family MFS transporter encodes MTTTNEPEVMTTSDPAAKRSILLLFAGLMVTMLLSALDQTIFSTALPTIVGELNGVNHMLWVTTAYILASTIMMPVYGKLGDLVGRKGLFIGAISIFMIGSVVGGLAPDMTWLIIGRAVQGLGGGGLMILSQAIIADVVPARERGRYMGAIGGVFALASVAGPLLGGWFTESIGWRWAFWMNLPLGALAIFAAVTLLKLPKSSKRKPTIDVAGMVLLAITSTAIVLVTTWGGTQYDWDSLIIIGLGALAVVAGFSFVMVERAAAEPIMPLHMFKERNFMLTTASGLITGVAMFGAIAYMPTYLQMVTGVNATQAGLLMIPMMAALLVSSVGSGQLVSRTGRYKWVPITGAIFIAIGLSSLSTMTPDLPIWILCSYLAVLGLGLGMSMQILVLIVQNTFPNSQVGTATASNNYFRQIGASVGTAVVGSLFVARLTELLDTRLPAAAAGATGNTNSLTPAAVRDLPDAVRGIIVGAYNDSLTPVFLYMVPLVLLSAVLLAFIKEVPLATTITRDEPTETLNVLGTDDTGVGANPDAESHEQTTVSDHTGATSIIRSQP; translated from the coding sequence ATGACAACTACGAACGAACCCGAAGTCATGACCACGAGTGACCCGGCAGCTAAACGCAGCATTCTGCTCCTGTTTGCTGGCCTCATGGTCACCATGTTGCTTTCGGCTCTCGACCAAACGATTTTTAGCACCGCACTCCCGACGATTGTGGGCGAGCTCAATGGTGTAAACCACATGCTGTGGGTGACGACCGCGTACATTTTGGCGTCGACCATCATGATGCCGGTCTACGGAAAGCTTGGTGACCTCGTTGGTCGCAAAGGCCTCTTCATTGGTGCCATCAGCATCTTCATGATTGGTTCGGTTGTCGGTGGCCTTGCCCCCGATATGACCTGGCTGATAATTGGGCGCGCCGTTCAGGGTCTTGGTGGCGGTGGCCTCATGATCCTGTCGCAGGCGATCATCGCCGATGTGGTTCCTGCTCGCGAGCGCGGCCGCTACATGGGTGCCATCGGCGGTGTCTTCGCTCTCGCCAGTGTTGCTGGCCCGCTGCTCGGTGGCTGGTTCACGGAGTCCATCGGATGGCGGTGGGCGTTCTGGATGAACCTTCCCCTGGGTGCGCTCGCGATTTTCGCTGCCGTGACCCTGCTCAAGTTGCCAAAGTCGAGTAAGCGCAAGCCCACTATCGACGTTGCCGGCATGGTCTTGTTGGCTATCACCTCGACGGCGATTGTGCTTGTCACAACGTGGGGTGGAACGCAGTATGACTGGGATTCACTCATCATCATCGGTCTGGGCGCCCTCGCGGTCGTCGCTGGCTTCTCCTTCGTGATGGTGGAGCGCGCTGCTGCAGAGCCGATCATGCCATTGCACATGTTCAAGGAACGCAACTTTATGCTGACTACGGCATCCGGTCTCATTACGGGTGTCGCCATGTTTGGTGCTATCGCGTACATGCCGACCTACCTGCAGATGGTGACGGGTGTGAATGCTACCCAGGCTGGGCTGTTGATGATCCCGATGATGGCTGCGCTGCTGGTGAGCTCGGTTGGTTCTGGGCAGCTGGTGAGCCGCACTGGTCGCTACAAGTGGGTTCCGATTACGGGCGCGATTTTCATCGCGATTGGGCTTTCCTCGCTCTCGACAATGACCCCCGATTTGCCGATCTGGATTCTCTGCTCGTACCTTGCGGTGCTGGGGCTGGGTCTCGGTATGAGCATGCAGATTCTGGTGCTGATTGTGCAGAACACGTTCCCGAATTCGCAGGTGGGTACCGCGACGGCGTCGAATAACTACTTCCGCCAGATTGGCGCCTCCGTGGGTACGGCGGTTGTCGGCAGTCTGTTTGTCGCTCGCCTCACCGAACTCCTTGACACACGACTTCCGGCTGCCGCTGCGGGTGCCACAGGCAACACGAACTCGTTGACGCCGGCGGCAGTGCGTGACCTTCCGGATGCTGTGCGCGGGATCATCGTCGGCGCCTATAACGACTCCCTGACTCCGGTGTTCCTCTATATGGTGCCACTGGTGCTTCTCTCGGCGGTGCTGTTGGCGTTCATAAAAGAGGTTCCGCTGGCGACAACGATCACGCGCGACGAACCCACCGAAACCCTCAACGTGCTCGGTACCGACGACACAGGCGTCGGTGCGAATCCGGATGCTGAATCTCACGAACAGACGACCGTCAGCGACCATACCGGCGCCACGTCCATTATTCGCAGCCAACCGTAG
- a CDS encoding TetR/AcrR family transcriptional regulator has translation MPATVPLGLRDRKRLETRLRIETAAVEIVTAEGLDGATVDMISERAKISPRTFFNYFESKEDAILGIQEMSEVQRAIASGVAAAETDDLVAAIVSTMFQIFGPMAKQTHLKAQRMLLVKENPRLLSRQVHQFTQLNSTMAAAVVEFLTKQEATLPRDPEHIAEIAVATCVASVRIAVKEWIADGATADINSMYLRAVGLTRETLEALK, from the coding sequence GTGCCTGCTACTGTTCCCCTCGGTCTTCGCGACCGCAAACGACTCGAAACGCGACTGCGTATTGAGACTGCTGCTGTCGAAATCGTCACCGCTGAGGGTCTCGATGGCGCCACTGTTGACATGATCAGCGAGCGCGCCAAAATCTCACCGCGCACGTTCTTCAACTATTTCGAAAGCAAAGAGGATGCCATTCTCGGCATCCAGGAGATGAGCGAAGTGCAGCGCGCAATCGCGTCTGGTGTCGCCGCCGCCGAAACTGACGACTTGGTTGCCGCGATCGTCTCCACAATGTTCCAAATTTTTGGCCCCATGGCCAAACAAACTCACCTCAAAGCTCAGCGGATGCTTCTCGTCAAAGAGAACCCCCGTCTGCTGAGCAGACAGGTTCACCAGTTCACGCAACTGAACAGCACAATGGCTGCCGCCGTTGTTGAATTCCTCACCAAGCAAGAAGCTACGCTCCCCCGCGACCCTGAACATATCGCCGAGATTGCTGTCGCGACTTGCGTCGCATCCGTTCGAATCGCCGTGAAGGAGTGGATCGCTGATGGCGCTACTGCCGACATCAACTCCATGTACCTGCGCGCGGTCGGACTTACACGAGAAACCCTAGAAGCCCTGAAATGA
- a CDS encoding MBL fold metallo-hydrolase, whose product MNVTKYEHACLVLEHENQRLVIDPGGFTEPLPSLENVTAIVITHQHPDHWTGEQLARIRENNPDAPIFGPAGVAAAASDWNVTTVVDGANETVGAWTLEFFGGEHAVIHESIPVIDNLGVLVNGEFWYGGDSFTVPPKPVASAAIPAGAPWLKISEVMDYVAELAPQRAIQTHDAVLSDKGLSLAAARITDVMAGYGGEFTVLQPGESLAL is encoded by the coding sequence ATGAACGTCACCAAGTATGAGCACGCCTGCCTCGTTCTTGAACACGAGAACCAACGCCTCGTTATCGACCCCGGCGGCTTCACTGAGCCTCTGCCGTCACTCGAGAACGTGACCGCGATTGTGATCACCCACCAGCACCCCGACCACTGGACTGGCGAACAACTTGCGCGCATTCGCGAAAACAATCCCGATGCGCCCATCTTCGGGCCCGCCGGTGTCGCGGCCGCTGCCAGTGACTGGAACGTCACGACAGTCGTCGACGGCGCGAATGAAACCGTTGGTGCGTGGACACTCGAGTTCTTTGGTGGCGAGCATGCCGTTATCCACGAATCGATTCCGGTAATCGACAATCTGGGGGTGCTGGTGAACGGCGAGTTTTGGTATGGCGGCGACTCATTCACGGTGCCGCCCAAGCCTGTAGCAAGCGCGGCAATTCCTGCGGGCGCTCCGTGGCTGAAGATCAGTGAGGTCATGGATTATGTGGCCGAGCTTGCCCCGCAGCGTGCGATTCAGACCCACGATGCTGTGCTCTCTGACAAGGGACTCTCGCTGGCGGCGGCGCGCATTACGGATGTCATGGCTGGCTATGGTGGCGAATTCACGGTGCTGCAGCCTGGCGAGTCGCTCGCGCTTTAA
- a CDS encoding diacylglycerol kinase family protein gives MESIKPLRLVVAINPTASFGKGKHVGPQVVEALRALGHEVTALEEPNFALLLKRGRKAVAKKPDALLVVGGDGMVNLGTNLVAKTKVPLGIIPSGTGNDMARGLGIPFDDTDAAIASIVRGLARPSRAIDAGSVAYVDDATGTAATRWFASVLSAGFDAIVNERANLMSWPKGPRRYTVALIIELLRLRAIKYTLTIDDRVVETTGALISVGNNVSLGGGMKVTPNALVDDGLADVLVVEALSRLAFLRVFPRVFSGKHLTDPRVTVYRAKNIRIESVGITAYADGERFAALPIDIEMVPGVLNILDQSP, from the coding sequence GTGGAGTCGATCAAACCCCTTCGTCTTGTTGTTGCCATTAATCCGACTGCGTCTTTTGGCAAAGGCAAGCATGTGGGCCCTCAAGTTGTTGAGGCGCTGCGTGCGCTCGGCCATGAGGTGACCGCTCTTGAGGAGCCCAACTTTGCGCTGTTGCTGAAGCGCGGCCGTAAAGCTGTTGCCAAGAAGCCGGATGCTCTGCTCGTTGTTGGCGGTGATGGCATGGTCAATCTCGGCACCAATCTGGTCGCTAAAACGAAGGTGCCCCTCGGCATTATTCCGTCGGGCACCGGCAATGATATGGCTCGCGGTTTAGGTATCCCGTTTGATGACACGGATGCCGCTATCGCCAGTATTGTGCGCGGTCTCGCTCGGCCGTCGCGAGCGATCGATGCTGGCAGTGTCGCCTACGTTGACGACGCTACCGGCACTGCCGCAACCCGCTGGTTTGCGAGCGTGCTATCCGCCGGTTTCGATGCGATTGTCAATGAGCGCGCCAACCTGATGTCCTGGCCGAAGGGCCCGAGGCGCTACACCGTCGCTCTCATCATTGAGCTGCTGCGTCTGCGCGCCATCAAGTACACGCTCACGATCGATGACAGGGTCGTCGAGACCACCGGCGCTCTCATCAGCGTTGGCAATAACGTGTCGCTCGGGGGCGGCATGAAAGTAACACCGAATGCTCTGGTGGATGACGGTCTTGCCGACGTTCTTGTTGTCGAAGCTCTCTCGCGGTTGGCTTTCTTGCGCGTCTTCCCGCGCGTATTTAGCGGTAAGCATCTTACTGATCCGCGCGTCACGGTGTACCGCGCAAAGAACATCCGCATCGAATCTGTGGGCATCACGGCCTATGCCGATGGGGAACGTTTTGCTGCGCTGCCGATCGACATCGAGATGGTGCCCGGTGTGCTGAATATTCTCGACCAGAGCCCCTAG
- a CDS encoding thioredoxin domain-containing protein, producing the protein MSTTVVVTAGERPSDGSAAQPRASAVASDSRYIDEVGPAAVTVVEFLDFECEACAYFHPFVEELRAVYDGEINYVVRYFPLPIHRSGMDAAIAAEAAAQQGQFEGMYQHLFETQGSRLYRRC; encoded by the coding sequence ATGTCAACGACGGTGGTAGTGACAGCCGGTGAGAGGCCGAGCGATGGGTCGGCGGCGCAACCCCGCGCATCCGCGGTTGCCAGCGACTCGCGCTACATCGACGAGGTGGGGCCGGCTGCTGTCACTGTGGTCGAGTTCCTCGACTTCGAGTGCGAAGCGTGTGCCTACTTCCACCCCTTCGTTGAAGAACTGCGTGCCGTGTACGACGGTGAGATCAATTATGTCGTGCGCTACTTTCCGCTGCCCATTCATCGCAGTGGGATGGATGCGGCAATTGCTGCAGAAGCTGCCGCCCAGCAGGGCCAATTTGAGGGCATGTATCAGCACCTCTTCGAAACACAAGGAAGCAGACTTTACCGCAGGTGTTGA
- a CDS encoding TerC/Alx family metal homeostasis membrane protein, whose translation MTTLPIWFEAASLSVLLLILAADLILAYKRPHIPSTRESALWVGFYVSLALIFALMMFLLGDVEQAGQFIAGWVTEYSLSIDNLFVFVLIMARFSVPRKYQQEVLMVGILIALVLRGIFILLGAQLIENFSFIFYIFGAFLLYTAIRQVFEDHASMEETESGIILFLRKHINISPEFDGGKIRTVIDGKKIFTPILVVFVALGITDLVFAIDSIPAIFGITTDPFIVFTANIFALMGLRQLYFLLGDLIDKLEYLHYGIAFVLGFIGVKLFLHALHVNELPFINGGEPVLWAPEISTWVSLIVILVSMAVAVVASLAKISRDKRRTPADIDSK comes from the coding sequence TTGACTACCCTGCCGATCTGGTTTGAAGCAGCTTCCCTATCGGTTCTGCTGCTGATTCTTGCAGCGGACCTGATCCTGGCCTACAAACGCCCGCACATTCCCAGCACTCGCGAGTCCGCACTGTGGGTGGGCTTCTACGTGAGCCTCGCGCTCATTTTCGCCCTCATGATGTTCCTGCTCGGCGACGTAGAGCAAGCCGGGCAATTCATTGCCGGTTGGGTCACCGAATACAGTCTCTCGATTGACAATCTCTTTGTGTTCGTGCTCATCATGGCTCGCTTCTCGGTGCCGCGAAAGTACCAGCAAGAGGTGCTGATGGTGGGTATCCTGATCGCGTTAGTGCTCCGCGGAATCTTTATTCTGCTCGGTGCACAACTGATCGAGAACTTCAGCTTCATCTTCTACATTTTCGGTGCGTTCCTGCTCTACACGGCGATTCGCCAAGTGTTTGAGGACCACGCCAGCATGGAAGAGACCGAAAGCGGAATCATCCTGTTCTTGCGCAAGCACATCAACATTTCGCCGGAGTTCGACGGCGGCAAAATACGCACCGTGATCGACGGTAAAAAGATCTTCACACCGATCCTTGTCGTATTTGTGGCTCTCGGCATCACTGACCTCGTTTTCGCGATTGACTCGATCCCGGCGATCTTCGGCATCACCACCGACCCGTTCATCGTATTCACGGCCAACATTTTCGCCCTCATGGGCCTGCGCCAGCTCTACTTCTTGCTCGGTGACCTCATCGACAAACTCGAATACCTGCACTACGGCATCGCCTTCGTACTCGGGTTTATCGGTGTGAAACTGTTCCTGCACGCGCTGCACGTTAACGAACTGCCGTTTATCAACGGGGGAGAGCCAGTGCTGTGGGCGCCCGAAATCAGCACGTGGGTGTCGCTCATCGTGATTCTTGTGTCGATGGCCGTCGCAGTGGTCGCGAGCCTCGCGAAGATCAGTCGCGACAAGAGGCGCACACCCGCCGACATCGACAGCAAGTAG
- a CDS encoding Glu/Leu/Phe/Val dehydrogenase dimerization domain-containing protein yields MIMQPSTTLEAPVSAIENAEFTHENVLVSTGKRSGLVISVAVHSTVLGQALGGARMWNYPHWTDAVADSLRLSAAMTLKNSAAGLNRGGGKSVIHIPMGVVLTAEQKRAAMLDLGDAIESLNGAYMTAEDVGTSAELMSVVAERTEHVCGLPADQGGAGEPADATAAGVHASILATCEALFGTRDVAGRHLVISGLGQVGGRLARSLTAAGAVLTVTDVNLDRKLLAAELDANWVDADEAHSVVADIYVPCGMGGALSPRVIRELNVSGVVGAANNQLAQNDGAEALAERGILWAPDFVVNGGGVIYLDMASAPDADADAIAQRVEAIGDTVAAIFRDAAAQGITTLDAAERLAQSRLVTV; encoded by the coding sequence ATGATCATGCAACCGTCAACGACGTTGGAAGCACCGGTATCCGCAATCGAAAATGCGGAATTCACCCACGAGAACGTGCTCGTTTCTACGGGTAAACGTTCCGGCCTCGTTATTAGTGTCGCTGTCCATTCCACCGTCCTCGGTCAGGCTCTCGGCGGTGCGCGGATGTGGAATTACCCACACTGGACGGATGCCGTCGCAGACTCGCTGCGACTCTCTGCCGCGATGACGCTCAAGAACTCTGCCGCCGGGCTCAATCGTGGTGGCGGCAAGTCGGTCATCCACATCCCGATGGGCGTTGTGCTCACAGCCGAGCAGAAGCGTGCCGCAATGCTCGACCTCGGCGACGCCATCGAAAGCCTCAACGGCGCGTACATGACCGCCGAAGATGTGGGCACGAGCGCCGAACTGATGTCTGTCGTCGCCGAGCGCACCGAGCACGTCTGTGGCCTGCCCGCCGATCAGGGCGGCGCCGGTGAACCTGCGGATGCTACTGCCGCCGGGGTGCACGCAAGCATTCTTGCCACCTGCGAAGCTTTGTTCGGCACTCGCGATGTTGCCGGGCGTCACCTCGTCATTTCTGGACTCGGCCAGGTCGGTGGACGACTCGCTCGCTCGCTCACGGCAGCGGGCGCTGTGCTCACCGTTACCGATGTGAACCTCGACCGTAAGCTGCTCGCCGCCGAGCTTGACGCCAATTGGGTTGACGCCGATGAGGCTCACAGCGTGGTTGCCGACATCTACGTTCCGTGTGGAATGGGCGGCGCTCTCAGCCCCCGCGTCATCCGTGAACTCAACGTCAGCGGTGTGGTGGGTGCAGCTAACAATCAGCTCGCTCAGAATGATGGTGCCGAAGCACTCGCCGAGCGCGGCATTCTGTGGGCACCCGACTTTGTGGTGAACGGTGGCGGTGTGATCTACCTCGACATGGCATCAGCCCCTGACGCGGATGCGGATGCTATTGCTCAGCGCGTTGAAGCAATCGGCGACACTGTTGCGGCAATCTTCCGCGATGCTGCCGCTCAGGGCATCACGACGTTGGATGCGGCCGAGCGTCTCGCCCAGTCGCGACTCGTCACCGTCTAA